A genome region from Euphorbia lathyris chromosome 4, ddEupLath1.1, whole genome shotgun sequence includes the following:
- the LOC136227270 gene encoding nicotianamine synthase-like yields the protein MHQHILISLLHYTSFIALSSSMASSQNSNIGTQTSADQLLVAHIKQDYVNILKLDSLRPSKQVNSLFSHLVSLCIPPSSININSLSPEEQGMRKHLIDLSDLTEALLELEFASLLIKMHQPLNNLNLFPYYGNYVKLANMENTILAENGVLKPKKVAFVGSGPMPLTSLVMATHYLKSSHFDNYDIDEVANDVARKIVRSDDDLEKRMKFVTCDVMEVKEKLSEYDCIFLAALVKVLYVYSWQLWLKSCKKRSQP from the coding sequence ATGCATCAACATATATTAATCTCATTACTACATTACACTTCATTCATAGCATTATCATCATCAATGGCTTCTTCCCAAAACTCCAACATTGGAACCCAAACATCAGCTGATCAGCTTCTCGTAGCTCACATAAAGCAAGACTATGTTAACATTTTGAAGCTTGATTCTTTAAGGCCTTCAAAACAGGTTAATAGTCTCTTTTCACACCTTGTATCCCTATGTATTCCACCTTCATCCATAAACATCAACTCCTTATCCCCAGAAGAGCAAGGAATGCGAAAACACCTCATCGATCTCTCCGACCTCACTGAAGCTCTGTTAGAGCTTGAATTTGCATCTTTGTTGATCAAAATGCATCAACCCTTGAACAACCTTAATCTCTTCCCATACTATGGGAACTACGTGAAGTTAGCTAACATGGAGAACACAATCCTAGCTGAAAATGGGGTTTTGAAGCCTAAGAAGGTAGCTTTTGTGGGTTCAGGTCCAATGCCTTTAACTTCTCTTGTAATGGCTACACATTATCTTAAATCATCTCATTTTGATAATTATGACATTGATGAGGTAGCCAATGATGTTGCAAGGAAAATTGTGAGGTCAGATGATGATCTAGAGAAGAGAATGAAGTTTGTGACATGTGATGTAATGGAAGTGaaagagaagctgagtgaaTATGATTGTATATTCTTGGCAGCTTTGGTTAAAGTCTTGTATGTATATTCTTGGCAGCTTTGGTTAAAGTCttgtaagaaaagaagtcagccttaa
- the LOC136227638 gene encoding nicotianamine synthase-like, with protein MASLQNTNIETQIPAEHLIAHIKQVYDGISKLDSLRPSKQVNSLFSHLVKLCILPSSLNINSLSPEEKEMRKTLIDRSGYAEALLELEFASLLIKTPQPMNNLNLFPYYGNYVKLAHMEYRILAENGVLKPNKVAFVGSGPMPLTSFVMATHHLKSSHFDNYDIDEVANDVARQIVSSDDDLEKRMKFVTCDIMEVKEKLREYDCIFLAALVGMSIEEKLKIIEHIKKYMKEGGVLLVRSADGARAFLYSVIDENDLAGFQLLSIFHPKNDVINSVVLILKPIF; from the coding sequence ATGGCTTCTTTGCAAAACACCAACATTGAAACCCAAATTCCAGCTGAGCACCTCATAGCTCACATCAAGCAAGTATACGATGGCATATCGAAACTTGATTCTTTAAGGCCTTCAAAGCAGGTTAATAGCCTCTTTTCACACCTTGTAAAACTATGCATTCTACCTTCATCCTTAAACATCAACTCCTTATCCCCAGAGGaaaaagaaatgagaaaaacgCTCATCGATCGCTCTGGCTATGCTGAGGCCCTATTGGAGCTTGAATTTGCATCCTTATTGATCAAGACGCCTCAACCCATGAACAATCTTAATCTGTTCCCATACTATGGGAACTACGTGAAGTTAGCACACATGGAATACAGAATCCTAGCTGAAAATGGGGTTTTGAAGCCTAATAAAGTAGCCTTTGTGGGTTCAGGTCCAATGCCTTTAACTTCTTTTGTAATGGCTACACATCATCTTAAATCATCTCATTTTGATAACTATGATATTGATGAGGTAGCCAATGATGTGGCTAGACAAATTGTGAGTTCAGATGATGATCTAGAGAAGAGAATGAAGTTTGTGACATGTGATATAATGGAAGTGAAAGAGAAGCTCAGAGAATATGACTGCATATTCTTGGCAGCCTTGGTTGGGATGAGCATAGAAGAGAAACTGAAGATTATTGAACATATAAAGAAATACATGAAAGAGGGTGGAGTTTTGCTTGTGAGAAGTGCAGATGGAGCTAGAGCTTTTCTTTACTCAGTTATTGATGAGAATGACTTAGCTGGATTTCAGCTTCTTTCCatctttcatccaaaaaatgATGTGATCAATTCGGTTGTTCTTATTCTCAAGCCTATCTTTTGA